A single region of the Manihot esculenta cultivar AM560-2 chromosome 12, M.esculenta_v8, whole genome shotgun sequence genome encodes:
- the LOC110628073 gene encoding ethylene-responsive transcription factor-like protein At4g13040: MVSLRRRKLLGICAGRNSFLTPLPRFFDNGTASLSATQNARSVSVHPLPSDNVKQPEEKTVSKVGAGSSNASASSSSKEQQSQPYPGQPVKRRKRHRRKHVQNQEPCLMRGVYFKNMKWQAAIKVDKKQIHLGTVGSQEEAAHLYDRAAFMCGREPNFELSEEEKQELRKFKWDEFLAITRSAINSKKHKRRNGAMLQKRSEPALQNGDWDDKPRVNSLSASEEMEPDSSTS, translated from the exons ATGGTTAGCTTAAGAAGGCGTAAACTCTTGGGAATCTGTGCTG GAAGAAATTCTTTCTTGACTCCACTTCCTCGATTTTTTGACAATGGAACTGCTTCTTTAAGTGCCACCCAGAATGCAAGGTCTGTAAGTGTACATCCTCTGCCATCAGATAATGTCAAGCAGCCCGAGGAG AAAACTGTTTCCAAAGTTGGAGCTGGTTCATCAAATGCGTCAGCATCTAGCTCATCAAAAGAGCAGCAATCTCAACCTTATCCAG GGCAACCAGTTAAACGGAGAAAGCGACACAGGAGAAAGCATGTTCAAAACCAGGAACCATGCCTAATGAGAGGTGTCTATTTCAAAAATATGAAATGGCAGGCAGCAATTAAAGTTGACAAGAAGCAAATCCACTTGGGAACTGTTGGTTCacaagaagaggctgcccatttGTATGACAG AGCTGCCTTCATGTGTGGGAGGGAACCCAACTTTGAGCTATCTGAGGAGGAGAAGCAAGAACTAAGAAAATTCAAATGGGATGAATTTTTGGCAATTACTCGCAGTGCAATTAATAGTAAaa AACACAAGAGACGGAATGGAGCGATGTTGCAGAAGAGATCGGAACCTGCATTGCAGAATGGCGACTGGGATGACAAGCCAAGAGTGAACAGCTTGTCGGCTTCAGAAGAGATGGAACCAGACTCATCCACCTCCTGA